A window from Temnothorax longispinosus isolate EJ_2023e chromosome 1, Tlon_JGU_v1, whole genome shotgun sequence encodes these proteins:
- the LOC139823066 gene encoding mitochondrial disaggregase, producing the protein MSRLCISKLCPLIKNTGTPKALLYRMRFKGGFDRSNDTTCWNCQRGYAQRSTLLISRLYPSCGLLDRIVFNFPAILATTKDKYSDNGDKCGRRRYKHLGVLLGSLGLVVAFCDTSHFKEKRLFRAVQYGNISELKRSIADGIDVNTRHPLGWTALQTAAINQREEIIKILLDNGADVNAGDNFVNVYRTAMEKGLHSLDVLTKREEEFSDRLNNRATFQGFTALHYAVLADSKSCVKALLDGGANPTIENEAGHRAVEYAKEGEIKEMLVKHAIKYDEIAKEKEAEERRRFPLEQRLKQNIVGQEGPISIVASTIRRKENGWIDEEHPLVFLFLGSSGIGKTELAKQLAAYIHRNKPDSFIRLDMSEYQGKHEVAKLIGAPPGYVGHDDGGQLTKLLKKCPSAVVLFDEVDKAHPDVLTVLLQLFDEGRLTDGKGKTIECKNAIFIMTSNLGSEEIAEHAMQLRAEAERLLNHRLVNTVDEDQEPERIEISRNFKDQVVRPILKEHFRRDEFLGRINEIVYFLPFSRAELIELVARELKAWATRAKERHMIELKWDREVLSVLTDGYDVHYGARSIKYEVERRVVNQLAAAHERGELGKGCCVLLKAKWHESGASVTLSVQQKGSKKFVDIVETDKLTKNISSKFL; encoded by the exons ATGTCACGACTgtgtatttcaaaattatgccCCCTGATAAAAAATACTGGAACGCCGAAGGCACTGTTGTATCGAATGCGTTTTAAAGGCGGTTTTGATCGCTCGAATGACACTACATGCTGGAACTGTCAAAGAGGTTATGCTCAGCGTTCCACGCTACTGATATCTCGACTCTATCCATCGTGTGGATTATTGGAtagaattgtttttaatttcccTGCAATTTTGGCAACTACGAAAGATAAGTACAGTGACAATGGCGATAAATGTGGTAGAAGACGTTATAAGCATCTTGGAGTGCTCTTGGGCAGTCTTGGGCTTGTAGTGGCTTTTTGTGACACTTCACATTTTAAAG AGAAGAGATTGTTTCGTGCTGTTCAGTATGGTAATATATCAGAATTAAAAAGG TCTATAGCAGATGGTATTGATGTAAATACCAGACATCCATTGGGTTGGACAGCACTGCAAACTGCTGCTATAAATCAAagagaagaaattataaaaattctgttGGACAATGGCGCTGATGTAAATGCAGGAGATAACTTTGTTAATGTATATAGAACTGCCATGGAAAAGGGCTTACATTCTTTGGatg TTCTTACAAAGAGGGAAGAGGAATTTTCTGATCGATTAAATAATCGAGCTACTTTCCAAGGATTTACAGCATTACACTATGCTGTGTTAGCCGATTCGAAAAGTTGTGTGAAAGCATTATTAGATGGAGGAGCGAATCCAACTATAGAAAATGAAGCGGGACATCGAGCGGTTGAATATGCTAAGGAAGGAGAAATCAAAGAGATGCTCGTCAAACATGCTATTAAATATGATGAAATAGCAAAAGAAAAG GAAGCAGAGGAACGTCGTAGATTTCCGTTGGAACAACGTTTGAAGCAAAATATTGTGGGACAGGAGGGACCTATTTCCATTGTTGCTTCTA CTATCAGAAGGAAAGAAAATGGTTGGATAGATGAAGAGCATCCACTAGTATTTCTCTTCTTGGGTTCGTCAGGCATTGGCAAAACAGAATTAGCCAAGCAATTAGCTGCTTATATTCACAGGAATAAACCAGATAGTTTTATTCGATTGGATATGTCTGAATATCAAGGGAAACATGaagttgcaaaattaattggaGCACCACCAGg ATACGTGGGACACGACGATGGTGGACAACTGAcaaaacttttgaaaaaatgtccTTCCGCTGTTGTATTATTTGATGAGGTTGACAAAGCTCATCCTGATGTTTTAACTGTTTTGCTACAGCTTTTCGATGAA ggTAGATTAACTGACGGTAAAGGAAAAACAATCGAGTGtaaaaatgctatttttataatgacaTCGAATTTAGGAAGCGAAGAAATTGCAGAACATGCAATGCAACTAAGAGCAGAAGCTGAAAGACTATTAAACCATAGATTAGTCAATACTGTCGACGAAGATCAAGAACCAGAACGTATTGAGATATCTCGTAATTTTAAGGATCAAGTG GTACGTCCAATACTGAAAGAACATTTTCGAAGAGATGAGTTTTTGGGaagaataaatgaaattgtatattttttaccatTTTCTCGGGCAGAATTGATAGAATTAGTCGCCAGAGAATTGAAAGCATGGGCTACACGTGCAAAAGAAAGACACATGATCGAATTAAAATGGGACAGAGAAGTTTTGTCGGTATTAACGGATGGGTATGATGTCCATTACGGTGCTCGTTCCATCAAGTATGAAGTGGAAAGACGTGTTGTTAACCAATTAGCAGCAGCTCATGAACGGGGGGAACTTG GTAAAGGATGCTGTGTATTGTTAAAAGCAAAGTGGCATGAAAGTGGAGCAAGCGTAACTCTTTCTGTTCAGCAGAAGGGCTCAAAAAAGTTTGTCGATATCGTAGAAACAGataaattaacgaaaaatattagttcaaaattcttataa